The window acttctgactGGCAGGTAATGTGGTGTTGGCATTGGGTCCGGTAAAGAAGAGCCGAGGCATAATTAAATAATTGCAGTGGTTAGTTGTACATTATGGTAAttaccagtgtttttttttactatGCAAAATTGATTTTCCATCAGTCCTTCAGATGTTttatggagagatggaggcaAAAACAGCATATTTATAAAGCCCACACACACTCCAACTAGAGCAagtacacacacgcatgcacacgcaaacaaaaacaacacacacacacagcgacagagagagcgagagagagagaaacagacagagagagagagagagagacacacacacagaaagagagagagagagaaacagacagacagacagacagacagacagacagacagacagacagacagacagacacagagagagagagagagacagacagagaaagagagagacagacagacagagaaagagagagagatccctgggCAGCTGGTTGGTGTGAGAGGTGAAGATAAGCTCCCAATTAGAATAAAAAACAGTTTGTTTTGTCCTCTCTCTGAGGGCTGTAATTGGTTAATTGGTGGAgtgagggattgagagagagatagagagaaaacgagagactAGATTTTATGCTAGAACGGACAGTACTGAAGTAATATTGTAAGGACTGTAGTCTATTTGTTCCTGCACACCTCTCCCTCAAACTGTCATCATGTAGGCATGCCCAGGTTTATGAGTTGTAcctactctctttctttctctcactctccattcTCTTCTTTCATTGCCTACTCCtcgctctatttctctcctctcctctcctctcctctcctctcctctcctttcctctcctctcctctcctctcctctcctctcctctcctctcctctcctctcctctcctctcctctcctctcctctttccctccagaTCATGTTGAACTCTCTCCATAAGTATGAACCTCAGCTCCACATTGTGAGAGTGGGCGGAAGCCACCGAATGGTCACTAACGTCTCTTTCAGCGACACACAGTTCATCGCTGTCACTGCCTACCAGAATGAAGAGGTGActcgtctcacacacacacacacacacacacacacacacacacacacacacacacacacacacacacacacacacacacacacacacacacacacacacacacacacacacacacacacacacacactgtctactTGAAAGATTGAGTCACTACTGGTACGTAATATCAACTGTCATTGAATCAGCGTCATCATCCAGAGTTCACAACTAAACTTCTTGATTAAGCCAGAGCGCCTAAAAATGTGTGTATGTTACAGTCAGTAACATTGTTTATTTCCCTCTGAAGATCACCGCTCTGAAGATCAAATACAACCCGTTCGCTAAGGCTTTCCTGGATGCCAAAGAGAGGTAAGGCCTCATCTGTACCTGCTAGGGTCTCCTACCAGGATATCGCTATGATATTACTGCAGGTTAGCATTAGCTTGTCCCATTATGATATCACTGAGGGCTAGCGTTAGCTCCTGAAACGGTAAGCGATTAGCGGGTCGTTATTAGCTGTTTAAAGCCTAGTTCACCATCTCTGTGAGGCTTGTTGAAGAGGCAGTGTGAAGTGTGTGAGAGAAACTGGAGCTTCtatcacatgcacacatgcacgcacgcacgcacgcacacacgcacgcacgcacacacacacacacacacacacacacacacacacacacacacacacacacacacacacacacacacacacacacacacacacacacacacacacacacacacacacacacacacacacaaccttagcTGTTTACACATATTTGCTAACACAATTAGCATGGTTAGCACAGGTCTCACACTAGGCACTGTAACGCTGTATCTCTTGCTTCTTTGAATCGCACCATGAACTCATATAGGTTATCATTGAATAATTCTCTTTGCAGGAACCACCCGAACAGTCCATTGGAGTCCCCATTTGATAGCCATATGGGAATTCAACACTGTGAGTGGGCCTTTAGGACTAATTTGATTCAAATTGAAGGATTTGAATCTACTAAATAACAGTAATACACTTTACAACCGTGTATGTTTCCTCTTCCCATAGGTGGCTGGTTTCTGTCTAACCCAGAGTCGCTGTGTTCAGGTGGGGGTCCTAGCTTCCCCTATAGCGGGGGTCTGCCTCTCGCCCCTCCTCATGGGTACAAGCACTACCCCCCCAGGCCAGCTCCCTACCCCCCCTCCTACCTGCCGCACCGCACGCACACTTCTGGTGAGACACAccgccatctctccatctctctcttccaaaTCCTTTTTTAACTTTAGTTGAAAATTTAAGCTATCACACCAGCCTGACCGCTTCCCTTGTCCCTCTCGTTCTCCGctcctctgtctcgctctcctcgTCACCCTCATCTCCAACTCTCCctccagtctctctgtctgaggggCTACAGGTGTTGTCTGGGGGTCCTGATGGCTGGTCCAGTGTCTCCTCCCCCGGCCCCTCCTCCTCAGCCCTACCCGTGACCACACCCTCCTCACCCCAGTCCACCAATAGCAGCAGGTACGACacgaaaacatatatatataataagtAGAATACGACATGATATAGCTCTTTAGAATCTACAGAGTTTTTGTTTATAAAGCAAGGTGTGTGTCCTCAGTCAGTACCCTTGTTTGTGGACGGTCGGGCGTACAGACGGGAGTCCTGCCTCTTCTCCCTGTGCCCAGCTTCACGGACCAATCAACAGCGAGGGCCACCCACAGCCACCCAATCACGTCCGGCTGGGCGGGCCCGGTTGGCCACCTGTCTCCACCCATTCCTACTAACAAACTATGTGATTGGTCGATGCCCACATGGGCATGATCAGTACTGCCCTGGGACCCGGCCCTGGAAGCCCTTTGATTAACACGTTAGATAATaggcgttcctctgcccaggcgttgCCAGATGTTACATCTTCTGGAAAGGTATTTtaagtatcagctaaccacatttCATCTGATGCCCGACAGCACAGTTGATGACGTGGCAAGGAACCACTGGTTGATGaatgcaacgtctgagcaggggaagGCGACCAACGTGTGTGCGCATGTGATGCCATACaaatgtgttagtgtgtgtgcacCTCAAAAAAcgaaggcctagattcaatcagatcaag of the Salvelinus fontinalis isolate EN_2023a unplaced genomic scaffold, ASM2944872v1 scaffold_0023, whole genome shotgun sequence genome contains:
- the LOC129842200 gene encoding T-box transcription factor TBX19-like encodes the protein MKVEGLAEGRAGGAPCPGPASQCCISRLLSVVESELQAGREKGDPTEKQLKVTLEEAELWRKFKEVTNEMIVTKSGRRMFPVLKVSVSGLDPNAMYSFLLDFQPADSHRWKYVNGEWVTAGKPEPAGNGCVYIHPDSPNFGAHWMKAPVSFSKVKLTNKLNGGGQIMLNSLHKYEPQLHIVRVGGSHRMVTNVSFSDTQFIAVTAYQNEEITALKIKYNPFAKAFLDAKERNHPNSPLESPFDSHMGIQHCGWFLSNPESLCSGGGPSFPYSGGLPLAPPHGYKHYPPRPAPYPPSYLPHRTHTSVSLSEGLQVLSGGPDGWSSVSSPGPSSSALPVTTPSSPQSTNSSSQYPCLWTVGRTDGSPASSPCAQLHGPINSEGHPQPPNHVRLGGPGWPPVSTHSY